The genomic window TGAAGGGCTGGTGGAGACCCATGGGGGACAGTCGCTGACCAGCTGCAGGGCTGGTCCGGGATGCTTTAGGAAGCCTGGGCAGAGTCTTCTTGTGGTAACTCTGTATCTTTTTCTCTCGGAGGGTAGGTGGGCTGCTCATCTCCCCACTGAGCGGCCTCACTGGAGTCTCTCAGCCCTCTTTAAATGGCCCCCTCTCAATCAAAGGAAGATCAAGCTCTGAGCACCAGGGCTGCCCCCCAGAACCAGGGCTGCCTTTGGAGAAGAGGGGTGTGTGAATGGATGAGGTGCAGGGCTGAAGGCAGTCTCCCCTCCCTTGGAGCGactgaggaataaaaaatagGGGAGTAGCTGGAACAAGCTCTGTTCACCCTGGTTCAGTTTGGCCCTCAACGGGACAAGCAAACCTGTGCCCTCCTGTCCAGTCGCCGTCCTGCAGGGTCAGCAGCTGGGGATCTAGCAGTGGAGCTGGGGCACACTCACACCCAGCTTATGCTGGGCCCCTGCCTGGCCCCccactctctccccttccccgGCCAGGTGGTGAGCCAGATCGATAAGCTGACCTCAGACTTCGACTTTGAACTGGAGCCAGACGACTGGACCACAGCCACTGTGAGCAGCACCTCCAGCAGCGACAAGGCGGGCGTGGGCGGCCCCTTTGACCTGGGCCACCTGGACTTCATGACAGCCGACATCCTCTCGGACAGCTGGGAGTTCTGCTCCTTCCTGGACGTGTCTACCCCCTCGGACTCCGTGGACGGCCCCGAGTCGGCCCGGCCAGGGGCTGGGCCCGACTACCGGCTCATGAACGGCAGCCTGCCCATCCCCAATGGACCGCGGGTGGAGACCCCGGACTCCTCCAGTGAGGAGGCCTTCAGCGCTGGCCCTGCAAAAGGCCAGCTGCCCCAGCGGACCCCGGGCACGCGGGAGAGGGTGCGGTTCAGCGACAAAGTGCTCTACCATGCTCTGTGCTGTGACGATGAGGGGGACGGcgaggaggaggcagcagaggaggAGGCCGACCTGTCCCCGGAGCCTCCTCGTACAGAGGCCCCCGCGGGCCCCCCCAAGCCCGCCCCGGCCCCCTACAAGCCGAGGCGCTCTCCGCTGACCAGCCACCGCTCAGGCCCCACCGTTGCCCCCGAGCAGACCCGAAGGGTCACGAGGAACAGCAGCACCCAGACGGTGTCAGACAAGAGCACGCAGACGGCGCTGCCCTACACAGCCACCAGGCGGAAGGCCAGGGGGAAAAACTAGGGCGTGGTCCAGGGGGCGGGGGGCACGCAGGGCTAtaaatacatatatctatatttaaCAAACACAgtcataataaaatttaaaaatgcgaACGATCTGGCCCCGCAGGCCCCAAAGCTTTCACAGAGCTCATCTCGGGCACAGAGTGGGCACCCCCAGGTCCCAGGAGATGCAGCCAGAacagccctcccctccttccccacgCAGGGCTCCTGGAGGGGGCGTCCAGAAGTGCGTGCATTAGGTGGGGAGATTCATCGGCAGGAAGCAGGCTGGGGAGGAACAGCGTCCAAGGCCAGGGCTGACAGTTGGTGCGACCTGGAGACTGTAGGACTGAGGGCCGGGGGTGGCATGGCCGCAGCTGGGCCCAGTTTGCACCCCCAGGCCTTCTACTCCAAGCAGACTTTGCCTCTCCTTCTCAAGGGCAAACTTACCTGGATGCACACAacccttccccgccccctccATCTCAGGGTTGGCCAGGACACAGAAGGCACAAGCTGCCCCCGTGGCTGGGCCTCCATGCTGGGGAGCTGGGCTTCCACAGACCCTGGAGAACCAGGCTAGCgtgggcagggcaggggtttGTTTGGAGAGCCTGGACCACTCCCAATCCTTTCAGCTCCCTTGCTCAGCCTTGTCCTCTAGGAATCACTCAGGGCCGGGCCGCAGCCAGCCCCTGGCTTGGCCCTGAGCAGATCTGATGTCCACGTGAGAAATCAGACGGAAGCCCTGGGGGCTATGAACAGGGCCATAGACAGGCTCTCAGACCCCCTCACCAGGCAGGCAGCCCCGGAGACGAGCCCAGTGGCCCTGCTCTGCCCCTGCTTCTCCACGCCAGAACCTAAGCTCGCCTTAGCGGGTGTTGAATGACACAACAGAGACAAGATGGGGGCCTAGAGGCACCAGGGCATCATCTGGGTCAAGGCCTACACAGGGACAGCATCTGAACATCCTTGGGATTAATAACCGCAATCAttgctcacatttattgagcaggtCTCTATGCCACTACTATGCCAAATACGTTTTATAGCATTATCGCATTTAATCTTCACGATCACCTGACAAGATAGGaactattactatccccatttttcaaatgagaagactgaggttcagagagtaaCTGACCCAACGTCACAGAGCCTGTGCCACCCTGCCCCCCATGTGTGTGATTTCTGGGCTATACCTGGCTCTGCTATctagcagctgtgtgactttgggcaagtccatttgcctctctgagcctacctacctcatctataaaatgggtctGGTAGTCTTCACCTACCTCACCAGCTGCTGTAGGGCTTTGATGAGATGGGGAATGTGAAGGCCCTCGGTGAGCACCAAGGCCCCAAACATGCGTTATGGCCATATGACCCCAACCCAGATTCCAGTGTTTTCCGGGTAGGGAAGGAAGCCAAGCCCACTGACCAGGAGCTGTCCCTGGGTCACTCTTTCGCTTTGTCCTCCATGGCAGCTCGAGATTGGGAAATGGCTGCGGCTTGATTCACTGCCCCTCGCTTAGAGCAGCGAGGTGGCAGTGGGGGCGCAGCACAGATGCCCCTCTCAGGGGCCTCCCTGCTGCACTTCCAATGAAGCCCAGTTCCAGCCCACCAACACCTGTTGGCAGGCATCTCTGCTCCTCACATGGGCCTGGGAGGGCCTGACCAGGAGCCTGGCAGCACCCACTGCCTCTGCTGTGGGGCCAGAGGAGGTGCTGTTCAGCCGCAGCAGTGGGGAGACAGACTGTGCAGGCCGCTGTGGAGCGGATGCCGGGATGCTATCAGGACGGGCTGGGCTGCGCCTAGGATGTGTGCTCTGCAGTGTGGGGAGCTCCCCTTGGGCCTGGGCTGAGGTCAGAGCCCTAGGGAGCGAGCCAGGGTACAGGCTCCAGGTGGAAATCCAGTGGCGGCTGAGCCATGGTTAGCGATTCccggcccaggccccagggcACTCTCCGGCAGTGGGTGCTGATCAGCCGTAGGACCCTGGCTCAGAGGATGAGTGCCAGGGGCTCCGCTGGGAGGGGGCCAGCTGAGTTTGGCCCTATTTGACAgtgaggagggggcggggcggggcagtcCCTGCTCGGGTATGGACATACCCGGCTCTGAGGAAAGACGTCCAGTTCTACCTCCAAGACTTGCTTTTCCTGTCCAACGGCAGGATTATTTTCAGACTTAGAGTCTCTCCTCTTTACAACAGTCAGGGGAAAAACTGTAGCAGAGTCCCAGAGCCAGGGATGCCCGAAGGAGCCGTGGGTGAGGCGTGGGCCTCTCCTGGGAGCCCCACCACCCACTCTGGCTCTGAGTGTTTGCGCGTGGTCGCGGCTAGTGTCCGTCAGTTGTTCCCTGGTCTACCACCCAGCTGCCTGCCTCCAATGGGTCAGAGGCACATGGGTGTCatggaagagggagaagagggtgtAGGTTCCAGAAGGCCCAAAAAGTACTTGGCTCGCCTCATAATTACGCCGCACTCAGTCTGGGCCTCACTGACAGTGGGGTGGGATCCCCAAGGCTTTTTTATAACTTGAAACACGGAACGTGGCCACCTGGGGAAAAACTGTGACTGTCAGAGCTGTTGAGCCACGGAATGCGCTGCTTCTGAGTAGTGAGCTCCGTGTCCCTGAGGCCGTAGCCGTCCCAGGGACCGTCCTGCACACCTGCCTGCTCCTCCAGGTACCGCCCCTCCCTGCTCTTCCACACCTTTAAGCTTTTGCCCTTTTCTGGGTTTCCTCACCCAAAATGTCCCATGAGACCTCCCTGTTTCTAGGAAGTCTTATTTCACTGACCACCTACTGTGTCCTCAGGCTCGTGCCGAACGGTGCCGTGGAGGAGGCCGAGGGTGCCAGGTGCTCGTGACAGAGAGGAGTCGTGGTCGTGCTAAAGAGCTCACACTCATCGAGAGCACACAATGCACCGACCATTGTTCTAAGCGTGtgatttatctcatttattcctcacagcaaATATGAGATGAGTGCTTTTATTTATACCTATTTtcaggatgaggaaactgaggctctgagaagttaaataatttgcccaagggcaCAGGATGGGTTATGGCACAAGGATTCAATCCCAAACTCAGTGACTTGGCGTTCAAACATCTGCTGCAGTAAAAATCCGTGGTGGGGTCAGTGCTTTGGTCTCTGGAGGTGAGggaaggcggggggggggggggggggcggggggcgggtcTGAAAGCCGGAGGGGCCTGCACAGGCGGAGGTGTGAGGAACAGGAAACCTGTGAAGGCAGTTCAGTATTTGGAGAGGTTGGCTACTGTTAACATGAATGTCATGGCCCTtgacacagagcctggcaccaATGGATTATGGgttcaataaacgtttgttgattgaatgaatgagccCCGTATGCAGAGGGGCCCTCCATTGTGCATTCATTCAATCAGATTTTATTGCagacctcctatgtgccaggtctCATGTtgcttgcacacacacatacacacaactccCCTGTGAGGGTCTGGTCTGGTGTGGCTAGGGGCTGGACAAAGCCAAAACAGAGGAGTGTGGGGTTTCAGTGCTAGGAAGCCAGTCATGGCATTAGGTCCAGCCTGTGACCCCTgggaaaggagccaggaacatgAGGCAGGAGACCAGCTTAGTGAGGAGAGCTGTCCTTCTGGGGACAGGGTTCCTCAGCCTGACATCACTTTA from Equus asinus isolate D_3611 breed Donkey chromosome 2, EquAss-T2T_v2, whole genome shotgun sequence includes these protein-coding regions:
- the INSYN1 gene encoding inhibitory synaptic factor 1 isoform X4, with translation MLGPCLAPHSLPFPGQVVSQIDKLTSDFDFELEPDDWTTATVSSTSSSDKAGVGGPFDLGHLDFMTADILSDSWEFCSFLDVSTPSDSVDGPESARPGAGPDYRLMNGSLPIPNGPRVETPDSSSEEAFSAGPAKGQLPQRTPGTRERVRFSDKVLYHALCCDDEGDGEEEAAEEEADLSPEPPRTEAPAGPPKPAPAPYKPRRSPLTSHRSGPTVAPEQTRRVTRNSSTQTVSDKSTQTALPYTATRRKARGKN
- the INSYN1 gene encoding inhibitory synaptic factor 1 isoform X1, producing the protein MNIRGTPDLGQPSDDPSSGGERERIRQRMKMVIGQLEGILRELKEVAKELREEGKALRCEDKSCKTAREQHRMLEEGARPAERKGLAVTPSAILLLCLLLPFPSPRHRCSWQTLLILLSAQPKIHRKVVSQIDKLTSDFDFELEPDDWTTATVSSTSSSDKAGVGGPFDLGHLDFMTADILSDSWEFCSFLDVSTPSDSVDGPESARPGAGPDYRLMNGSLPIPNGPRVETPDSSSEEAFSAGPAKGQLPQRTPGTRERVRFSDKVLYHALCCDDEGDGEEEAAEEEADLSPEPPRTEAPAGPPKPAPAPYKPRRSPLTSHRSGPTVAPEQTRRVTRNSSTQTVSDKSTQTALPYTATRRKARGKN
- the INSYN1 gene encoding inhibitory synaptic factor 1 isoform X3, producing MNIRGTPDLGQPSDDPSSGGERERIRQRMKMVIGQLEGILRELKEVAKELREVVSQIDKLTSDFDFELEPDDWTTATVSSTSSSDKAGVGGPFDLGHLDFMTADILSDSWEFCSFLDVSTPSDSVDGPESARPGAGPDYRLMNGSLPIPNGPRVETPDSSSEEAFSAGPAKGQLPQRTPGTRERVRFSDKVLYHALCCDDEGDGEEEAAEEEADLSPEPPRTEAPAGPPKPAPAPYKPRRSPLTSHRSGPTVAPEQTRRVTRNSSTQTVSDKSTQTALPYTATRRKARGKN
- the INSYN1 gene encoding inhibitory synaptic factor 1 isoform X2, producing MLEEGARPAERKGLAVTPSAILLLCLLLPFPSPRHRCSWQTLLILLSAQPKIHRKVVSQIDKLTSDFDFELEPDDWTTATVSSTSSSDKAGVGGPFDLGHLDFMTADILSDSWEFCSFLDVSTPSDSVDGPESARPGAGPDYRLMNGSLPIPNGPRVETPDSSSEEAFSAGPAKGQLPQRTPGTRERVRFSDKVLYHALCCDDEGDGEEEAAEEEADLSPEPPRTEAPAGPPKPAPAPYKPRRSPLTSHRSGPTVAPEQTRRVTRNSSTQTVSDKSTQTALPYTATRRKARGKN
- the INSYN1 gene encoding inhibitory synaptic factor 1 isoform X5, encoding MTADILSDSWEFCSFLDVSTPSDSVDGPESARPGAGPDYRLMNGSLPIPNGPRVETPDSSSEEAFSAGPAKGQLPQRTPGTRERVRFSDKVLYHALCCDDEGDGEEEAAEEEADLSPEPPRTEAPAGPPKPAPAPYKPRRSPLTSHRSGPTVAPEQTRRVTRNSSTQTVSDKSTQTALPYTATRRKARGKN